From the genome of Gracilibacillus salitolerans, one region includes:
- the rlmN gene encoding 23S rRNA (adenine(2503)-C(2))-methyltransferase RlmN, with product MKSSIYSLTFDQLQEWLIEHGQKKFRAKQVWNWLYKKRVNTFAEMYNLNTDCQLVLEENFYLGTLEQEIKQESTDGTIKFLFKLSDGNLIETVLMKFSYGYSVCVTTQVGCNIGCSFCASGLLTKNRDLSAGEIVEQIMKVQKHLDAKGKDERVSHIVVMGIGEPFDNYDNTMDFLRIVNDQEGLSIGARHITVSTSGLAKRMYDFADENLQVNLALSLHAPNNELRTRIMKINKAFPLEKLMPAIDYYLEKTNRRITFEYILLKDVNDHKEEAKQLASLLKDKRHLSYVNLIPYNPVDEHNQYDRSEKKAILDFYQVLLENGINCGVRVEHGTDIDAACGQLRSKQIKKDKEKQKA from the coding sequence ATGAAAAGCTCGATTTATTCATTGACATTTGATCAACTTCAAGAATGGTTAATAGAACATGGTCAAAAGAAATTCCGTGCCAAACAAGTTTGGAATTGGTTATATAAAAAGAGAGTGAATACATTTGCAGAAATGTATAATTTAAATACAGATTGTCAATTGGTATTAGAAGAAAACTTTTATTTAGGTACATTAGAACAAGAAATAAAACAAGAATCGACGGATGGGACGATTAAATTTTTGTTTAAGCTTTCCGATGGTAATTTAATTGAGACGGTATTAATGAAATTTAGTTATGGTTATTCTGTCTGTGTTACGACACAAGTTGGCTGTAATATCGGCTGTTCATTTTGTGCGAGTGGTTTATTAACGAAGAACCGTGATCTTTCTGCCGGCGAAATCGTAGAGCAGATTATGAAGGTGCAAAAACATCTAGATGCAAAAGGCAAAGACGAACGTGTCAGTCATATCGTTGTTATGGGTATTGGGGAACCATTCGATAATTACGACAATACCATGGACTTTTTAAGAATCGTAAACGATCAAGAAGGGCTTTCTATTGGAGCACGACATATTACCGTTTCAACCAGTGGTTTAGCAAAACGAATGTATGATTTTGCAGATGAAAATTTACAAGTGAATCTGGCACTTTCATTACATGCACCAAATAATGAATTACGAACAAGAATTATGAAAATCAATAAAGCTTTTCCATTAGAAAAATTAATGCCAGCAATTGATTATTATTTAGAAAAAACCAATCGCAGGATTACATTTGAATATATTTTGCTAAAAGATGTAAATGACCATAAAGAAGAAGCAAAACAGTTAGCATCCTTATTAAAAGACAAGCGACATTTATCCTATGTGAATTTAATTCCATATAACCCTGTTGATGAACATAATCAATATGATAGAAGTGAGAAGAAGGCAATTTTAGATTTTTATCAAGTATTATTAGAAAATGGTATCAACTGTGGCGTCCGTGTTGAACATGGTACAGATATTGATGCAGCTTGTGGCCAACTTCGTAGTAAACAAATTAAAAAAGATAAAGAAAAACAAAAAGCGTAG
- the ilvB gene encoding biosynthetic-type acetolactate synthase large subunit — MQRKHKAVRAGSYFTQSLKNIGVDTVFGSVFQSLLFKYDKDILHQQLTHEQSIIHAADGYARSTGKTGVAFITTDFGITNAITGIATAQLDSVPLLVFIQKTNSKDECLDIATLTKPISKHYFQIEHPEDFPSIIKAAGQIASTGRKGTVIIEFSNQQVEQFDSQPIHYRELYTTEKGLPSIPLPQLNKAVQQIKRARKPLLLIGGGVISSGSYHILETLISQTNIPFTSTLMGLGAIDVNHPLHLGMVGMHGTFAANRAVHRCDVLICLGVRFSDRITGKAKGFSPHSIKIQVDIDPAEVNKNIQVDIPIISDIKPVLTAMMSQLNNYDSEHWTEEVVNWRKSSPQFSSSTSKLKPDDIIRIIDQYAGKNTIVATDVGQHQMWTALHFPFRRPRQLLTSGGFGTMGYGLPAAIGAAVGKKEQTIVCFTGDGSIQMNIQELYHVARHNLNIKIIILRNGYLGMVRQWQQLFYKNKYSQVKISSPDFLTFADSFGVKGYRASNKTEAKKIIRKAFASMQPAVLDFIIEEEVNVYPIVPPGGNNTDAIDGNLDQMKRRKQNHN, encoded by the coding sequence ATGCAACGAAAACATAAAGCTGTCCGTGCTGGATCCTATTTTACACAATCATTAAAAAATATCGGAGTGGACACCGTATTTGGGTCCGTATTTCAGTCACTATTGTTTAAATATGACAAAGATATCTTACACCAACAATTAACACATGAGCAATCCATTATTCATGCAGCAGATGGTTACGCTCGTTCTACAGGCAAAACTGGTGTTGCTTTTATCACAACGGATTTCGGTATTACCAATGCGATAACTGGTATAGCAACTGCCCAATTAGATAGCGTACCACTTTTAGTCTTTATTCAAAAAACAAATTCGAAAGATGAGTGCCTTGACATCGCAACATTGACCAAACCAATAAGTAAACATTACTTTCAGATCGAACATCCTGAAGACTTTCCATCTATTATCAAGGCAGCAGGTCAAATTGCAAGTACTGGCCGGAAAGGTACAGTTATTATCGAATTCTCCAATCAGCAAGTAGAACAGTTCGATTCACAACCCATTCATTATCGAGAGCTATACACTACCGAGAAAGGACTTCCGTCCATCCCTCTGCCACAACTTAATAAAGCAGTTCAGCAAATTAAAAGAGCTCGAAAACCGCTTTTATTAATTGGTGGTGGTGTGATCAGTTCAGGTTCCTATCACATTCTCGAAACGCTTATAAGTCAAACAAACATCCCTTTTACAAGCACATTAATGGGATTAGGTGCCATCGATGTTAATCATCCGCTTCATTTAGGTATGGTAGGCATGCACGGAACATTCGCTGCTAATCGTGCTGTACATCGTTGTGATGTACTTATTTGCTTAGGAGTGCGCTTTAGTGATCGAATTACAGGTAAAGCGAAAGGCTTTTCACCTCATTCCATTAAAATCCAAGTAGATATAGATCCAGCCGAAGTGAACAAGAACATTCAGGTTGATATACCAATTATTAGTGATATTAAACCCGTATTAACTGCTATGATGAGTCAATTAAATAACTATGATTCAGAACATTGGACTGAAGAAGTAGTGAATTGGAGAAAAAGCTCACCACAGTTTTCATCTTCTACCAGCAAGTTAAAACCCGATGATATTATCCGTATAATAGACCAATATGCTGGTAAAAATACAATTGTAGCCACTGATGTAGGTCAGCATCAAATGTGGACCGCACTGCATTTTCCATTTCGCCGCCCTCGACAATTGCTAACTTCTGGCGGTTTTGGAACAATGGGTTATGGATTACCAGCTGCAATAGGCGCTGCAGTAGGGAAAAAAGAGCAAACAATTGTATGTTTCACTGGTGATGGCAGTATTCAAATGAATATTCAGGAGCTTTATCATGTTGCACGTCATAACCTAAATATAAAAATAATTATTTTGCGGAACGGGTATTTAGGTATGGTACGACAATGGCAGCAACTATTTTATAAAAATAAATATTCTCAGGTAAAAATTAGTTCTCCTGATTTTCTAACATTTGCAGACAGTTTTGGTGTCAAAGGATATCGAGCTTCGAATAAAACAGAAGCAAAGAAAATTATTAGGAAAGCTTTTGCGTCTATGCAGCCGGCGGTATTAGATTTTATTATTGAAGAAGAAGTAAATGTCTATCCTATTGTGCCACCTGGTGGAAATAATACAGATGCAATAGATGGAAATCTAGATCAAATGAAAAGAAGAAAACAAAACCATAATTAA
- a CDS encoding cold-shock protein produces MVQGTVKWFNADKGFGFIEVEGQDDVFVHFSAIQGEGFKTLEEGQSVTFDIEEGNRGPQAANVVKN; encoded by the coding sequence ATGGTACAAGGTACAGTAAAATGGTTTAACGCAGACAAAGGTTTTGGATTTATCGAAGTAGAAGGACAAGACGACGTATTCGTACACTTCTCTGCTATCCAAGGCGAAGGCTTTAAGACACTTGAAGAAGGTCAAAGCGTAACTTTCGATATCGAAGAAGGTAATCGTGGACCACAAGCAGCTAACGTAGTAAAAAACTAA
- a CDS encoding DUF488 domain-containing protein: MLSIHLKRVYDEVREDDGFRILVDRVWPRGVSKDRAQIDVWLKEIGPSPKLRKWFQHDRAKFEQFKQLYIKELRNDPAKREALDQLRTYYKHHEHNITLVYAAREQDYNHVVILKELIS, encoded by the coding sequence GTGTTATCCATTCATTTAAAGCGTGTTTATGACGAAGTAAGGGAAGATGACGGTTTTCGAATACTTGTTGATCGGGTTTGGCCTCGAGGGGTATCAAAGGATAGGGCGCAGATAGATGTATGGTTAAAAGAAATTGGTCCTTCTCCTAAGTTAAGGAAATGGTTTCAGCATGACCGTGCTAAATTTGAGCAGTTTAAACAATTGTACATAAAAGAATTAAGGAATGATCCAGCAAAAAGGGAAGCGTTAGATCAATTAAGGACCTATTATAAACACCATGAGCATAACATAACATTAGTGTATGCCGCGAGGGAGCAAGATTATAATCATGTAGTCATACTGAAGGAGTTAATTTCTTAA
- a CDS encoding LLM class flavin-dependent oxidoreductase, giving the protein MDNIFSNVTFSILDLAPVLHGHDASLSFQNSADLAQHAEKLGYHRYWLAEHHNMPGIASSATSLAISHIASHTDKIRVGAGGIMLPNHAPLVIAEQFGTLDALYPERIDLGLGRAPGSDQATAYALRRTLNSSPEDFPHQVEELESYFAGTARVKAVPGKDANVPLWLLGSSDFSARLAAEKGLPFAFASHFSPDYTLPALRLYRDRFTPSNQLSKPNAMVGVNIIAAETTEKAKWLATSQQQQFLSMVRGEPSQLMPPIDDIEQEWTIYEKASVEKSVNSKSTIIGDKDVVRDKLATFIEETDADEVIINSQIYDHEERKNSYQIVSDIVHI; this is encoded by the coding sequence ATGGACAATATTTTTTCCAATGTTACATTTTCAATATTAGACTTAGCACCTGTCTTGCATGGACATGATGCTTCTTTATCTTTTCAAAATAGTGCAGACTTAGCACAGCACGCAGAAAAATTAGGATACCACCGCTATTGGTTGGCAGAACATCATAATATGCCTGGTATTGCCAGTTCTGCTACATCACTCGCTATCAGTCATATAGCTAGTCACACAGATAAAATCCGCGTAGGTGCAGGGGGTATTATGCTTCCCAATCATGCACCGTTAGTTATTGCCGAGCAATTTGGAACGCTCGATGCATTATATCCGGAAAGAATTGATTTAGGCTTAGGACGTGCGCCTGGGAGTGATCAAGCAACTGCTTATGCTCTAAGACGCACCTTAAACAGTAGTCCGGAAGATTTTCCACATCAAGTAGAAGAATTAGAATCCTATTTTGCTGGTACAGCTAGAGTAAAAGCAGTACCTGGTAAAGACGCAAACGTGCCATTATGGTTACTCGGTTCAAGTGACTTTAGTGCTCGCCTAGCTGCAGAAAAAGGACTGCCTTTTGCATTCGCAAGCCATTTTTCACCTGATTATACATTACCGGCATTACGCTTATATCGAGATCGTTTTACACCATCGAATCAACTTAGTAAGCCAAATGCAATGGTTGGTGTAAACATTATCGCAGCTGAAACGACTGAAAAAGCAAAATGGTTAGCAACTTCCCAACAACAGCAATTCTTGTCAATGGTACGTGGAGAACCTTCCCAACTAATGCCGCCGATTGATGATATTGAACAAGAATGGACCATCTATGAAAAAGCATCTGTTGAAAAATCAGTCAATAGCAAATCAACTATTATCGGAGATAAAGATGTGGTGAGAGATAAATTAGCAACATTTATCGAAGAAACAGATGCAGATGAAGTGATTATTAATTCGCAAATTTATGATCATGAAGAACGTAAAAATTCTTACCAAATCGTATCTGATATTGTTCATATTTAA
- a CDS encoding alpha/beta hydrolase, protein MALIKCDFFSEVLTISTSMTVILPEETTSQIGLKNNRSDGKIPVLYLLHGFSDDHTIWSRRTSIERYAAEYGIAVVMPQVDHSFYADMQYGKKYWKFISNELPRIARSFFPLSTKREDNFVAGLSMGGYGAFKWALRKPEQFAAAASLSGVLDIATHVKKTREEEDPVGNAIYQVYGAQDLNGTDHDLFAVVQNLLASGQELPQLFLACGTEDYLWEDNQKFHQFAEENNLPLLHTFSRGTHDWGYWDEKIKEVLAWLPIKK, encoded by the coding sequence ATGGCACTAATCAAATGCGATTTTTTTTCGGAAGTATTAACAATCAGTACATCCATGACAGTGATTTTACCGGAAGAAACAACTAGTCAAATTGGGCTTAAAAATAATCGGTCAGATGGCAAAATACCTGTTTTGTATTTGTTACATGGCTTTAGTGATGATCATACGATCTGGTCAAGACGTACATCGATTGAAAGATATGCAGCTGAATATGGAATTGCCGTCGTCATGCCTCAAGTTGATCATAGTTTTTACGCAGATATGCAATACGGTAAAAAGTATTGGAAGTTTATTTCTAATGAATTACCACGAATTGCTCGTTCTTTTTTTCCGTTATCAACAAAGAGAGAAGATAATTTCGTTGCAGGCTTATCCATGGGAGGTTATGGTGCTTTTAAATGGGCGCTGCGTAAACCGGAGCAATTTGCTGCAGCAGCCAGCTTATCCGGTGTATTAGATATAGCCACACATGTTAAAAAAACTAGGGAAGAAGAAGATCCGGTAGGCAATGCAATTTATCAAGTTTATGGCGCCCAAGACCTTAACGGGACTGATCATGATCTATTTGCTGTTGTGCAAAATTTGCTGGCGAGTGGTCAAGAACTACCGCAATTATTTCTAGCTTGTGGTACAGAGGATTATTTATGGGAGGATAATCAGAAATTTCATCAATTTGCAGAAGAGAATAATCTTCCTCTTCTACATACTTTCTCAAGAGGAACTCACGATTGGGGATATTGGGATGAAAAAATCAAAGAAGTATTAGCATGGTTACCGATTAAAAAATAG
- a CDS encoding serine hydrolase domain-containing protein, translating to MLKNRLDDLLKDFRDKGPAGVALSVKKEKLSIYENYVGYADLNKQKEINDKTLYRIYSMSKVVTCVAGLQLFERGKILLTDPLSAYLPEFKDMHVFENGQLVKANQEITIKDLFTMTSGLTYGGKQTEVERLTSKVMAEVRDEESSAEMSKLRLLAKKLSDNPLEFHPGTHWKYGLSHDVLGALIEEVSGMSFGEYLAENIFRPLGMNDTFFKIPLAKKHRLATLYDRKDTGELVENTWLDSDAEPIAVFESGGAGLHSTLADYHQFAHCLALGGTMDDVTILSKYSIELMAQNHLPNELLRELGWNDENGYGYGLGVRVMIDQTKGGSNSSIGEFGWSGLAGTYVFIDPTEKISAVYMQQMLPNFEAYHQPRIRNVIYGAIN from the coding sequence ATGTTAAAGAATCGATTAGATGATTTACTGAAGGATTTTAGAGATAAAGGACCAGCAGGTGTAGCGTTATCTGTCAAAAAAGAAAAACTATCTATCTACGAAAATTATGTTGGGTATGCGGATTTAAATAAGCAAAAAGAGATTAATGACAAAACGCTTTATCGTATTTACTCTATGTCTAAAGTAGTAACGTGTGTAGCAGGGCTACAACTTTTTGAACGGGGAAAGATTTTGTTGACTGACCCACTCTCTGCTTATCTACCAGAATTTAAAGATATGCATGTATTTGAGAATGGACAACTGGTTAAAGCAAATCAGGAAATCACGATCAAGGATTTGTTTACGATGACTTCTGGATTAACATACGGTGGCAAACAAACAGAAGTAGAGAGACTGACGAGTAAAGTGATGGCAGAAGTTAGAGATGAAGAGAGTTCTGCTGAGATGTCCAAACTGCGGTTATTGGCTAAAAAACTAAGTGATAATCCTTTAGAATTTCATCCAGGTACACATTGGAAATATGGTCTTAGTCACGATGTGCTTGGAGCACTAATTGAAGAAGTAAGTGGTATGTCATTTGGGGAATATTTGGCTGAAAATATATTCCGACCGTTAGGCATGAATGATACTTTTTTTAAAATCCCTTTGGCCAAAAAACACCGACTAGCAACATTATATGATCGTAAAGATACCGGTGAATTAGTAGAGAATACGTGGCTAGATAGTGATGCTGAACCGATCGCAGTATTTGAAAGTGGTGGTGCAGGGCTTCATTCAACACTGGCAGATTATCATCAATTTGCTCATTGTTTAGCATTAGGTGGAACAATGGATGATGTAACTATTTTAAGTAAGTATTCGATTGAGTTAATGGCTCAAAACCATTTACCGAATGAATTACTACGAGAATTAGGCTGGAATGATGAAAATGGTTATGGTTATGGCTTAGGCGTACGAGTCATGATCGATCAGACAAAAGGCGGAAGTAACAGTTCCATTGGTGAGTTTGGCTGGTCAGGCTTGGCTGGTACATATGTATTTATCGACCCGACAGAAAAAATATCTGCTGTTTATATGCAGCAAATGTTACCAAACTTTGAGGCTTATCATCAGCCAAGAATTCGAAATGTCATTTATGGCGCAATCAATTAA
- a CDS encoding MDR family MFS transporter translates to MAEKLTKRPLVLASLVSSMFMAAIEGTIIATAMPNIVADLGGFSLYSWVFSSFLLMQAVTTMIYGKLADLFGRKPIFIIGVIIFLLGSILCGLAPTMGALIVFRLIQGLGAGAIQPIVTTIVGDMYTVEERAKVQGYLASVWGISSVIGPLLGGIIVQFIDWAWIFWMNIPIGIIGLIGVIIFFHEEVDTERKSIDYLGSSLFFIAISCLIIVFVQAGTSWAWISPESISLLLIFVICTAIFLWHEQKATSPMMPLALWKNKLIVIANIATLLSGMITLGLSSFLPTYVQGVMGESAIVAGFTLSTLSIGWPISATLAGHLVLRIGFRLTAFAGGFALFLGTFLFFLLDADKGPIYAGISSFIVGVGMGLSSTTFIVSIQNTVSWYERGVATSLNMFMRIIGSAVGAAFLGGILNMRLNHFYQQSGEDLEIANTDMLLDEGMRETISPETLASMQDGLTYALHTVYTGLFMIGTLTFVILWFFPKVTIEK, encoded by the coding sequence ATGGCAGAAAAACTTACGAAACGACCACTGGTACTGGCTTCCCTTGTTTCATCCATGTTTATGGCTGCAATTGAAGGAACAATTATCGCAACTGCAATGCCAAATATTGTGGCTGATTTGGGCGGTTTTTCTTTATACAGTTGGGTATTTTCAAGTTTCTTATTAATGCAAGCTGTTACTACAATGATATATGGAAAATTAGCTGATCTGTTTGGAAGAAAACCTATTTTCATTATTGGAGTCATTATCTTTTTACTTGGGTCGATTCTTTGTGGACTTGCACCTACCATGGGTGCACTGATCGTATTTCGTCTGATTCAGGGACTTGGAGCAGGTGCGATTCAACCGATTGTTACTACTATTGTAGGGGATATGTATACCGTGGAAGAAAGAGCAAAGGTCCAAGGATACTTAGCCAGTGTATGGGGGATCTCATCTGTGATAGGTCCATTACTTGGAGGAATTATTGTTCAATTTATTGATTGGGCATGGATCTTCTGGATGAATATACCGATTGGAATTATCGGTCTAATAGGGGTTATTATCTTTTTCCACGAAGAAGTTGATACAGAGAGAAAATCCATTGATTATCTTGGTTCCAGTTTATTTTTTATCGCTATCTCCTGCTTGATTATTGTTTTTGTACAGGCTGGAACGAGCTGGGCTTGGATATCACCTGAAAGCATTAGTTTGTTACTTATTTTTGTAATCTGTACGGCCATCTTTCTATGGCATGAACAAAAAGCTACCTCACCCATGATGCCACTTGCTTTATGGAAAAATAAGTTGATTGTAATTGCGAATATCGCAACTTTGCTTTCCGGGATGATAACCCTCGGACTTTCTAGTTTTCTTCCTACTTATGTTCAAGGAGTTATGGGTGAATCTGCAATTGTTGCTGGTTTTACGTTAAGTACTTTATCAATTGGATGGCCAATTTCTGCAACGCTTGCTGGACATCTTGTATTACGAATAGGGTTCCGATTAACAGCATTTGCAGGCGGATTTGCTTTATTTCTCGGTACTTTTTTATTCTTTCTATTAGATGCAGATAAAGGACCAATCTATGCAGGTATCAGCTCATTTATCGTTGGTGTCGGAATGGGGTTATCTTCCACAACCTTTATCGTCTCGATCCAAAATACTGTCTCTTGGTACGAAAGAGGGGTGGCGACATCCCTTAATATGTTTATGCGGATTATTGGTAGTGCGGTCGGCGCGGCTTTTCTTGGTGGAATATTAAATATGCGATTAAATCATTTCTACCAGCAAAGTGGGGAAGATCTTGAAATTGCCAATACAGATATGTTGTTAGATGAAGGAATGCGAGAAACGATTTCTCCTGAAACATTGGCATCAATGCAGGATGGTTTAACCTATGCTTTGCACACTGTATACACTGGATTATTTATGATTGGAACTTTAACCTTTGTCATTCTATGGTTCTTTCCAAAAGTAACAATCGAAAAGTAA
- a CDS encoding cell wall hydrolase, with protein MAVIKSNEADVKLLARLMRAEAEGDGQLGMLMVGNVGVNRVKARCLDFEDINSVNRMVYQSPGGFEATQKGYFYQRAREKDIRLARKSINGERNHPASYALWFFEPEGSCPAQWFGQWNVGRFKSHCFYNPTEADCPSVFGTF; from the coding sequence ATGGCTGTAATAAAAAGTAATGAGGCAGATGTGAAACTATTAGCGCGATTAATGAGAGCAGAAGCAGAAGGTGACGGTCAACTTGGTATGTTAATGGTTGGCAACGTTGGTGTAAATCGAGTGAAAGCTCGTTGCTTGGATTTTGAAGATATTAATTCGGTCAATCGAATGGTATACCAAAGTCCAGGAGGTTTTGAAGCAACACAAAAGGGATACTTTTACCAAAGGGCAAGAGAAAAAGATATACGTTTAGCAAGAAAGTCAATCAATGGAGAACGTAATCATCCGGCAAGTTATGCCTTATGGTTTTTTGAACCTGAAGGAAGTTGTCCGGCACAATGGTTTGGACAATGGAATGTAGGACGTTTTAAGAGCCATTGTTTTTATAATCCAACAGAAGCAGATTGTCCTAGCGTATTTGGGACCTTTTAA
- the cobA gene encoding uroporphyrinogen-III C-methyltransferase, whose protein sequence is MGKVYLVGAGPGDEELITVKGLRAIQEADVILYDRLVNHSLLNHATEKAELIFCGKEPRKHGLIQEKINEQLIYYASKGKIVTRLKGGDPFIFGRGGEEAIHLEENQIDYEVVPGITSGISAAAYAGIPLTHRHISGSVSFINGSNPEAKTDEQWHYMANGADTLCFYMGIKKFPIICEKLKNAGLSKTTPVSIIHWGTLPHQKTIVADLETISDRLDEISNPSLIVIGEVVRLREQINWFKESSEALI, encoded by the coding sequence ATGGGGAAAGTTTACTTAGTGGGAGCAGGACCAGGAGATGAAGAATTAATTACTGTCAAGGGATTGCGTGCTATACAAGAAGCAGATGTCATCCTGTATGATCGATTAGTAAACCACTCATTATTAAATCATGCCACAGAGAAGGCGGAATTGATTTTCTGTGGGAAAGAACCACGTAAACATGGATTAATTCAAGAAAAAATAAATGAGCAACTTATTTACTATGCCTCTAAAGGAAAAATCGTAACAAGATTAAAAGGGGGAGATCCATTTATATTCGGCAGAGGTGGGGAGGAAGCGATTCACCTTGAAGAAAATCAGATTGATTATGAAGTAGTACCAGGAATTACTTCCGGAATAAGTGCTGCGGCATATGCTGGAATTCCACTCACGCATCGTCATATAAGTGGATCGGTAAGTTTTATTAATGGTTCCAACCCCGAAGCCAAAACAGACGAACAATGGCATTATATGGCAAATGGAGCTGATACATTGTGTTTTTATATGGGAATAAAAAAGTTCCCTATTATCTGTGAAAAATTAAAAAATGCAGGGTTAAGTAAGACTACTCCTGTCTCTATTATCCATTGGGGGACTTTACCACACCAGAAAACAATTGTTGCCGATTTAGAAACGATCTCAGATAGGTTGGATGAAATCAGTAACCCCTCTTTAATTGTCATAGGTGAAGTAGTTCGACTTCGAGAACAAATTAATTGGTTTAAGGAATCTTCAGAAGCATTGATTTAA
- a CDS encoding inorganic phosphate transporter: protein MLAIIAILAACLFAFNIGASGSAASMSITYGTKVIKQRKYALIIAGIGAITGAVLGGHHVTNTLGKGIISEEILDVKIACIILVVSGFTLLITNYIGIPLSTSEVTVGAIIGVGLSYKQLNLHTILLIIGFWIIIPVAAFLITLCLEKIRKSLNNKINYQPPVKVLTFLLFLTGIIEAIAAGMNNVANALGPLVGAGITSMEMGLPLMAVIVALGSILFGGRVLETNAKKITSLTLGNGIVISGATGGLVVAASLLGIPIPMTQVTTSAIVGINASNHFKEVWKQKIIHQIAKVWITSPIVSLIIAFGLTEILVQQSFDQVILLTLAIIATFILVRFREKPAKVNTKKGWDQHGESLLSGSRTRR, encoded by the coding sequence ATGTTAGCAATCATTGCGATATTAGCTGCTTGTCTGTTTGCATTTAACATTGGAGCAAGTGGTTCAGCAGCTAGCATGAGTATTACGTACGGTACTAAAGTAATCAAGCAACGTAAGTACGCGTTAATCATTGCGGGGATAGGTGCCATTACTGGTGCCGTACTTGGAGGTCATCATGTTACAAATACTCTTGGAAAAGGAATCATCTCCGAAGAAATTTTAGATGTAAAAATTGCTTGTATTATTTTAGTCGTATCGGGATTTACATTATTAATTACTAATTACATTGGGATTCCGTTATCTACGAGTGAGGTGACAGTGGGTGCGATTATTGGAGTTGGTCTCAGTTATAAACAATTGAATCTTCATACAATTTTACTGATTATTGGTTTCTGGATAATTATACCTGTTGCAGCTTTTTTAATAACACTGTGCCTTGAAAAAATCAGGAAAAGTCTAAATAATAAAATTAATTACCAACCTCCAGTAAAGGTTTTAACGTTTTTATTATTTTTAACTGGTATAATAGAAGCAATTGCTGCTGGTATGAACAATGTAGCGAATGCTTTAGGACCGTTAGTAGGTGCGGGGATTACATCGATGGAAATGGGTTTACCTTTGATGGCGGTAATTGTAGCATTAGGAAGTATTTTGTTTGGTGGTAGAGTGTTAGAAACGAATGCCAAAAAAATTACTTCTCTAACTTTAGGCAATGGTATTGTGATTTCCGGTGCTACCGGAGGACTTGTAGTAGCTGCCTCCTTACTGGGCATTCCAATCCCGATGACACAAGTAACGACATCGGCAATAGTCGGTATAAATGCTAGTAACCATTTTAAAGAAGTTTGGAAACAAAAAATAATCCATCAAATAGCAAAAGTGTGGATTACATCTCCGATTGTATCGTTAATTATTGCCTTTGGCTTGACAGAAATATTAGTTCAACAAAGTTTTGATCAAGTGATACTTCTAACATTAGCTATTATCGCTACTTTTATATTAGTGAGATTTCGAGAAAAACCAGCAAAAGTAAATACAAAAAAAGGATGGGATCAACATGGGGAAAGTTTACTTAGTGGGAGCAGGACCAGGAGATGA